A single window of Polaribacter sp. SA4-10 DNA harbors:
- a CDS encoding carboxymuconolactone decarboxylase family protein yields MALVTPLSAEHDLETKKLAEFFNETLGFCPNSVLTMQRRPAISKAFINLNKAVMANEGKVTSALKRMIAWVSSNATGCRYCQAHAIRAAERYGAEQVQLDNIWEYKTHAAFSDAERAALDFSLAASMVPNAVDARIKEELYKYWDEGEIVEMLGVISLFGYLNRWNDSMGTTLEEDAIDSGKQFLGKHGFEVGKHDGSKY; encoded by the coding sequence ATGGCATTAGTAACACCTTTATCTGCAGAACACGATTTAGAAACAAAAAAATTAGCAGAATTCTTTAATGAAACTTTAGGGTTTTGTCCAAACTCAGTCTTAACAATGCAACGCAGACCAGCAATTTCTAAGGCATTTATTAACCTAAACAAAGCTGTTATGGCAAATGAAGGCAAGGTAACATCTGCTTTAAAAAGAATGATTGCTTGGGTTTCTAGTAACGCAACAGGTTGTAGGTATTGTCAAGCACATGCAATTAGAGCAGCAGAACGTTATGGAGCAGAACAAGTGCAATTAGATAATATTTGGGAATACAAAACACATGCTGCTTTTTCTGATGCAGAAAGAGCAGCATTAGATTTTTCTTTGGCCGCTTCTATGGTGCCAAATGCTGTTGATGCACGTATTAAAGAAGAATTGTATAAATATTGGGATGAAGGAGAAATTGTAGAAATGTTAGGGGTTATTTCTCTCTTTGGATATTTAAATAGATGGAATGATTCTATGGGAACAACTTTAGAAGAAGATGCCATTGATAGTGGTAAGCAGTTTTTAGGTAAACATGGTTTTGAAGTAGGAAAACATGATGGATCAAAATACTAA
- a CDS encoding T9SS type B sorting domain-containing protein: MERNNKLFLVFLLFLCFQTNAQTDAPPVLTATDRQAYCLGSEIKIAPSFTITDPDDLGITSFSIQISSGYQLSLDKLSLDLALHPTINTSWSSSEGKLTLSGSGGSDISYTNLQKAVRDVVFVSTATTISDEKFFSLTIGDVNYLPLTEHFYEYISSIGITWTAAKTAAEGKTYYGRQGYLATLISQEEAEFAGERVGGAGWIGGSDASTPDVWKWVTGPEEGTTFWNGGVNGSSPNFAFWNSGEPNNFGNRGENYVHITAPGVGVTGSWNDLTNTGDASGSYQPKGYVVEYGAPGDPALSIVATTSIYIPKILSTTSASICAGETASLNATSDFGEVFWYVSRSATTPEFEGNNFTTPILNVDTTYYVSGIEGICASISRTPVAVAVIASVITRLAPNSPVCEGEEALFNIKGTASATVTYTINGGTNNATIVLDGAGEGIVTVVNAIVDTTINLNSITTGDCSSSLTNTATVTVNPNPVITILKADSSICSGEDAVFIINGTANATITYTIDNDTTNPTLILDASGEGTVMVAATNDTTIRLIDITLGACKATLTNTVTVSLNENPAIPTISSNSPVCYGTDAIFLITGEANATVTYTVNGAATNETLVLDNAGDGVIAVVDAIVNTTVTLNNIDNSICETDLTNTNTVIVTPIPTISNITNSGPICAIVGVGQLGAIASSGNVQWFATGLATDTTVLFEGETFTVSDLTIDTTYYVAAIDDTCVSSERIPVTITLDTTTPKFDLAQDTYVLCKSIGSVTLATINPQSNDYIYEWYREGEVLLENSGAISVTSPGIYSVKSISLTGCQSIEKSIIVTESEEPTITKDDIIIVDDSDNNSIEVLTLNLGIGDYEFSLDDEFGIYDNNAFIQNIATGMHTLFIKDKNGCGTTSYTFSILAFPKYFTPNGDGENDVWKIDGFNSDSLTIAEISIYNRFGVLLYQMESSSQGWDGRYQGKIVPSNTYWFRVILNDVNGQKIEKTGSISLIRK; the protein is encoded by the coding sequence TTGGAAAGAAATAATAAGTTGTTTTTAGTGTTTTTACTATTTCTGTGTTTTCAAACAAATGCGCAAACGGATGCTCCACCTGTTTTAACTGCTACAGATAGGCAAGCGTATTGTTTGGGAAGTGAAATCAAAATTGCACCTAGTTTTACTATTACAGATCCAGATGATTTGGGAATTACATCTTTTTCCATTCAAATTTCCTCTGGTTATCAATTAAGTTTAGATAAATTAAGTTTAGATTTAGCTCTCCATCCAACTATAAATACTAGTTGGAGTTCCTCCGAAGGTAAATTAACCTTAAGCGGATCTGGTGGTTCAGATATTTCATATACAAATTTACAAAAGGCAGTAAGAGATGTCGTATTTGTATCAACAGCAACAACAATTTCTGATGAAAAATTTTTTTCATTAACCATTGGCGATGTCAATTATTTGCCTTTAACAGAACATTTTTATGAATATATTTCAAGTATAGGAATTACATGGACTGCTGCAAAAACAGCAGCTGAGGGAAAAACATATTATGGTAGACAAGGTTATTTAGCAACTTTAATTAGCCAGGAAGAAGCTGAGTTTGCAGGAGAGCGTGTTGGTGGTGCTGGTTGGATTGGTGGTTCTGATGCGTCTACACCAGACGTTTGGAAATGGGTTACTGGCCCAGAAGAAGGAACTACTTTTTGGAATGGAGGTGTAAATGGAAGTTCTCCAAATTTTGCTTTTTGGAATAGTGGAGAGCCTAATAACTTTGGCAATAGAGGTGAGAATTATGTACATATTACCGCACCAGGGGTTGGGGTTACTGGCTCTTGGAACGATTTGACGAACACGGGAGATGCTTCTGGTTCTTATCAACCAAAAGGGTATGTCGTAGAATATGGCGCTCCGGGGGATCCAGCTTTAAGTATTGTGGCAACTACTAGTATTTATATACCTAAAATTTTAAGTACTACGAGTGCTTCTATTTGTGCTGGAGAAACTGCAAGTTTAAATGCTACTTCAGATTTTGGAGAAGTTTTTTGGTATGTTTCTAGATCAGCTACTACTCCTGAATTCGAAGGAAACAACTTTACCACACCGATATTAAATGTAGATACAACCTATTATGTGTCTGGTATAGAAGGTATTTGTGCCTCCATATCTAGAACGCCTGTAGCTGTTGCTGTAATAGCGTCTGTAATAACACGATTAGCACCAAATAGTCCTGTTTGTGAAGGAGAAGAGGCTCTTTTTAACATTAAAGGAACAGCAAGTGCCACTGTTACTTATACAATCAATGGTGGAACAAACAACGCTACAATTGTATTAGATGGAGCAGGAGAGGGTATCGTAACAGTTGTTAATGCTATAGTTGATACCACCATTAACCTAAACAGTATTACTACAGGTGATTGTTCATCTAGTCTAACAAATACAGCTACTGTAACAGTCAATCCAAATCCAGTGATAACAATCTTAAAAGCTGATAGCTCAATTTGTTCTGGAGAAGATGCAGTTTTTATAATCAATGGTACTGCCAACGCTACAATAACCTATACAATCGATAACGATACAACAAACCCAACCCTTATTCTAGACGCCTCTGGGGAAGGTACCGTAATGGTTGCCGCAACTAACGATACTACCATTAGATTAATTGATATTACTTTGGGTGCATGTAAAGCTACCCTAACAAATACAGTTACTGTGTCTTTGAACGAAAACCCTGCTATACCTACAATATCTTCGAATAGCCCAGTTTGTTACGGAACAGATGCCATTTTTTTAATTACAGGGGAAGCCAATGCCACAGTAACTTATACGGTGAATGGTGCAGCTACTAATGAAACATTAGTCTTGGATAATGCAGGAGATGGTGTTATAGCAGTTGTTGACGCAATAGTAAATACCACAGTTACACTGAATAATATTGATAATAGCATTTGTGAAACTGATTTAACAAATACAAATACAGTAATAGTAACACCTATTCCAACAATCTCTAACATCACCAATAGTGGTCCTATTTGTGCAATAGTAGGTGTCGGTCAGTTAGGTGCTATTGCGTCTTCGGGAAATGTTCAGTGGTTTGCTACAGGTTTAGCGACAGATACTACGGTTCTGTTTGAAGGAGAAACTTTTACTGTTTCCGACTTAACTATTGATACCACCTATTATGTGGCTGCTATAGATGATACTTGTGTTTCGTCAGAGAGAATTCCTGTAACAATTACTTTAGATACTACAACGCCAAAATTTGATTTAGCTCAAGACACCTATGTTTTGTGCAAAAGTATTGGTTCTGTAACCTTAGCAACCATAAACCCACAATCGAATGATTATATCTATGAATGGTACAGAGAAGGAGAAGTGCTTTTAGAAAACTCAGGTGCGATATCTGTAACTAGTCCTGGAATTTATTCGGTAAAATCTATCTCTTTAACAGGGTGCCAATCTATAGAAAAAAGTATTATCGTTACAGAATCTGAAGAACCAACTATTACAAAAGACGATATTATTATTGTAGATGATTCTGATAATAATTCAATAGAGGTACTTACCTTAAATTTAGGTATTGGTGATTATGAATTTTCTTTGGATGATGAGTTTGGTATTTATGATAATAATGCTTTTATTCAAAATATAGCTACAGGAATGCATACTTTGTTTATTAAAGACAAAAATGGATGTGGTACAACATCATATACTTTTTCAATTTTAGCTTTTCCAAAGTATTTTACCCCAAATGGAGATGGAGAAAATGATGTTTGGAAAATTGATGGATTTAATAGTGACTCATTAACAATTGCAGAAATTTCAATTTACAACAGGTTTGGAGTTTTGTTATACCAAATGGAATCCTCTTCTCAAGGTTGGGATGGAAGATATCAGGGTAAAATAGTGCCATCAAACACCTATTGGTTTAGAGTGATTTTAAATGATGTAAATGGTCAAAAAATAGAAAAAACAGGAAGTATTAGTTTAATAAGAAAATAA
- a CDS encoding aldehyde dehydrogenase family protein: protein MIATAAAVLVKTASGGACINDTLMHITNHNLPFGGLRNSGMGNYHGKESFLAFSNQRAVVTIPTWLQKII, encoded by the coding sequence ATGATAGCTACAGCAGCAGCAGTTTTAGTTAAAACTGCCTCTGGTGGCGCTTGTATTAATGATACACTGATGCACATAACCAACCACAATTTGCCTTTTGGTGGTTTAAGAAATAGCGGAATGGGAAATTACCATGGAAAAGAAAGTTTTTTAGCATTTAGTAATCAAAGAGCAGTTGTAACGATTCCTACATGGTTACAAAAAATTATTTAA
- a CDS encoding uracil-DNA glycosylase family protein, with the protein MKNLLSEIKKCTICVPHLDLGANPVVSGHKNSKIAIIGQAPGTKVHKSGIPWDDASGKQLRKWLNVSYEDFYDVKKFAIVPMGFCYPGKGKSGDKPPRKECAPEWHQQLFDKMPNLEMIILIGIYAQNYYLKDKVKRTLTETVDNYPEYLPKYFVTPHPSPRNRFWLTKNPWFEKNVIPELQKKVALVLK; encoded by the coding sequence TTGAAAAACCTTTTATCAGAAATAAAAAAGTGTACAATTTGTGTTCCTCATTTAGATTTGGGAGCAAATCCTGTTGTTTCTGGTCATAAGAATTCTAAAATTGCTATTATTGGTCAAGCTCCAGGGACAAAGGTTCATAAATCTGGAATTCCTTGGGATGATGCAAGTGGAAAACAATTAAGAAAATGGCTAAATGTTTCTTATGAAGATTTTTATGATGTTAAAAAATTTGCAATTGTACCAATGGGGTTTTGTTATCCTGGGAAAGGAAAAAGTGGAGATAAACCACCAAGAAAAGAATGCGCTCCAGAATGGCATCAACAATTGTTTGATAAAATGCCAAACCTAGAAATGATTATTTTAATAGGAATATATGCACAGAACTATTATTTAAAAGACAAAGTAAAAAGAACACTTACAGAAACAGTAGACAATTATCCAGAGTATTTACCTAAGTATTTTGTGACGCCTCATCCATCACCAAGAAATCGTTTTTGGCTGACTAAAAACCCTTGGTTTGAGAAAAATGTAATTCCTGAATTACAAAAAAAAGTAGCATTAGTTTTAAAATAG
- a CDS encoding GIY-YIG nuclease family protein, which yields MFKNYYVYIITNENKTVLYIGVTNDIQKRLSQHYFDSQNAKKSFAGKYNCFYLLYYEVFEDINIAIQREKQLKGWRREKKNKLISDFNANWEFLNNDIF from the coding sequence ATGTTTAAAAACTATTATGTCTATATAATTACAAATGAAAACAAAACTGTTTTATACATAGGAGTTACAAACGATATTCAAAAAAGACTTTCCCAACATTATTTTGATAGTCAGAATGCTAAAAAATCATTTGCTGGAAAATACAATTGCTTTTACTTGCTATATTATGAAGTTTTTGAAGATATTAATATAGCAATTCAAAGAGAAAAGCAATTAAAAGGTTGGAGAAGAGAAAAGAAAAATAAACTTATTTCTGATTTTAATGCAAATTGGGAGTTTTTGAATAATGATATATTCTAG
- a CDS encoding alpha/beta hydrolase, producing the protein MNKSLETEGTPVFFRTLTLLFCIFLVSSCASKKISDISYLKKTEALTTSFPELNVFQTQTSEKSPVVIFIHGGYWTSGNKDIYGFLGRNFGKKKMVTVIPNYTLSPNGNYDTMAKEVAAAIQWTYDNIEKYNGNPDQIFLMGHSAGGHLIALVGTNPKYLKNTDMIKGIILNDAAGLDMNSYLKKYPPTKNHNYDVTWTKNQDNWKDASPIYWLSKKVPPFLMFTGTKTYPSIISQNKSFVQKLKTFQPNAKINFLNKKHVPMMRQFLFPWNKNYKEIIKFIEANK; encoded by the coding sequence ATGAACAAATCATTAGAAACAGAAGGAACTCCCGTTTTTTTCAGAACCCTAACATTACTTTTTTGTATTTTTTTAGTATCAAGTTGTGCATCCAAAAAAATAAGTGATATTTCTTATCTTAAAAAAACAGAAGCTCTAACAACCTCTTTTCCGGAGTTAAATGTATTTCAGACGCAAACCTCTGAAAAAAGTCCAGTTGTTATTTTTATTCACGGTGGTTATTGGACTTCAGGGAATAAAGATATTTATGGTTTTTTGGGACGAAATTTTGGAAAGAAAAAGATGGTAACGGTAATTCCTAATTATACTTTAAGTCCTAATGGTAATTATGATACGATGGCGAAAGAAGTTGCCGCTGCCATTCAATGGACTTACGATAATATTGAAAAATATAACGGGAATCCCGATCAGATATTTTTAATGGGGCATTCAGCAGGAGGTCACTTGATTGCTCTAGTGGGTACAAACCCTAAGTATTTAAAAAATACAGATATGATTAAAGGGATTATTTTAAATGATGCAGCAGGATTGGATATGAACTCTTATTTAAAAAAATATCCTCCAACGAAGAACCACAATTACGATGTAACTTGGACAAAAAATCAAGATAATTGGAAAGATGCGTCCCCTATTTATTGGCTGTCTAAAAAAGTGCCGCCATTTTTAATGTTCACTGGAACAAAAACGTATCCTTCGATTATTTCTCAAAATAAATCTTTTGTTCAGAAATTGAAAACTTTTCAACCAAATGCAAAGATCAATTTCTTGAATAAAAAACACGTACCAATGATGCGTCAGTTTCTTTTTCCATGGAACAAAAATTACAAAGAAATTATAAAATTTATAGAGGCAAATAAATAG
- the recJ gene encoding single-stranded-DNA-specific exonuclease RecJ, which produces MRWTSKPQPEKEKINKLAKELQVDTTIAKILCQRNIETFEEAKKYFRPSLEDIHNPFLMKDMDIAVARIETAIANNENILVFGDYDVDGTTAVSLVSSYLKTITPNIATYIPDRYAEGYGVSYMGIDFAQDNDFSLIIALDCGTKAIEKVDYAKEKNIDFIICDHHKPGKEIPKAVAVLNAKQEDCNYPFDELCGCGVGFKLIQALGVSRNQTIEDFLPYLDLVATAIAADIVPMNGENRALAYFGLQVINQNPRNGIKAIIHQTKKTELTITDVVFIIAPRINAAGRMKHGNYAVELLTEMDFDSAIEFAAAIEIFNADRKDLDKKITDEAIIQIIDNEEENRFTSVVYQEDWHKGVIGIVASRLIENYYRPTLVFTKSGDKLAASARSVKGFDVYDALLACEEFIEQFGGHKYAAGLTLLPENYENFKNKFEEVVKKTIDKELLTPEISVDAEIELSEITPKFFRIIQQMAPFGPMNMKPTFKSTCVRDNGYGKQVGADKTHLKLNVFQGDNKKTYNAIGFNLGDKMAFVQNDFDIVYALDENEWNGYKTVQLLLKDLK; this is translated from the coding sequence ATGCGCTGGACATCAAAGCCACAACCCGAAAAAGAAAAAATAAATAAATTAGCCAAAGAATTACAAGTTGATACAACGATTGCAAAAATATTGTGTCAACGAAATATTGAAACTTTTGAAGAGGCTAAAAAGTATTTTCGCCCAAGTTTAGAAGATATTCATAATCCTTTTTTAATGAAAGATATGGATATTGCTGTTGCAAGAATAGAAACTGCAATTGCTAACAATGAAAATATTTTAGTTTTTGGCGATTATGATGTTGATGGAACTACGGCAGTTTCTTTAGTTTCTTCCTATTTAAAAACGATAACTCCAAATATTGCAACGTATATACCTGATAGATATGCAGAGGGTTATGGTGTTTCTTATATGGGAATTGATTTTGCTCAAGACAATGATTTCTCTTTAATTATTGCCTTAGATTGTGGTACAAAAGCCATTGAAAAGGTTGATTATGCAAAAGAAAAAAATATCGATTTTATTATTTGCGATCATCATAAACCCGGAAAAGAAATTCCAAAAGCAGTTGCAGTTTTAAATGCAAAACAAGAAGATTGTAATTATCCTTTTGATGAGCTTTGTGGTTGCGGAGTTGGTTTTAAATTGATTCAAGCTTTAGGTGTTTCTAGAAATCAAACTATTGAAGATTTTCTACCTTATTTAGATTTGGTGGCTACTGCAATTGCTGCAGATATTGTACCAATGAATGGAGAAAATAGAGCACTTGCTTATTTTGGATTGCAAGTAATTAATCAAAATCCTAGAAACGGAATTAAAGCCATTATTCATCAAACTAAAAAAACTGAACTTACAATTACAGATGTTGTTTTTATAATTGCACCAAGAATTAATGCTGCAGGAAGAATGAAACACGGTAATTATGCTGTAGAATTATTAACAGAAATGGATTTTGATTCGGCAATTGAATTTGCTGCTGCCATAGAAATTTTTAATGCAGACAGAAAAGATTTAGATAAAAAAATAACAGACGAAGCTATTATTCAAATTATTGATAATGAAGAAGAAAATAGATTTACATCTGTAGTTTACCAAGAAGATTGGCACAAAGGGGTAATTGGTATTGTTGCTTCTAGATTGATAGAAAACTACTACAGACCAACTTTAGTTTTTACAAAAAGTGGCGATAAATTAGCTGCTTCTGCGCGTTCTGTAAAAGGTTTTGATGTGTATGATGCTTTGTTAGCATGTGAGGAGTTTATAGAACAATTTGGCGGACATAAATATGCTGCTGGTTTAACTTTGCTACCAGAAAACTACGAAAATTTTAAAAACAAGTTTGAAGAAGTTGTCAAAAAAACAATTGATAAAGAATTATTAACTCCAGAAATTTCTGTGGATGCAGAAATTGAATTGTCTGAAATTACACCCAAATTTTTTAGAATCATTCAGCAAATGGCGCCTTTTGGTCCAATGAATATGAAACCTACTTTTAAATCTACCTGTGTTAGAGATAATGGTTATGGCAAACAAGTTGGTGCAGATAAAACACATTTAAAACTAAATGTTTTTCAAGGTGATAACAAAAAAACTTACAATGCAATTGGGTTTAATTTGGGTGATAAAATGGCCTTTGTACAAAACGATTTTGATATTGTCTATGCCTTAGATGAAAACGAATGGAATGGTTATAAAACTGTACAGTTATTGTTGAAGGATTTGAAGTAA
- a CDS encoding helix-turn-helix domain-containing protein produces the protein MPKNPELELALQFIDKTDRNIFVTGKAGTGKTTFLHQIKKESLKRMVIVAPTGVAAINAKGVTIHSFFQMPFGPILPDQIANTSNAQRKFSKTKIDIIKSLDLVIIDEISMVRADLLDGIDQVMRRYKNRNKVFGGAQVLMIGDLQQLAPVVRPNEWNLLQQHYNTVYFFSSKAYQEANVVSIELKHIYRQKNANFIKILNEIRNDNLSDVSAKILNERYNPNFSPSKEEGYITLTTHNKRATLINDSELNKLKNRSSFFQAEVSGKFNENAFPNDEKLELKVGAQVMFIKNDSSPEKRYFNGKIGIVTDISRESVTVQCPNEIDEIVTEREMWDNVNYSINEETKEIKEDIIGSFKQIPLRLAWAITIHKSQGLTFEKAVIDAEASFAHGQTYVALSRCTSLEGLVLKTPITSSAIINDRTVSVFNESVEENHPDESILNESEKHFQLNLISELFDCQPFLYPTSRLIDIFYKNKTSIKGDVIDHLQTIKDDGIVALMKVSNGFKNQLIQISEDNVLPENSSQIQERFIKAVAYFVTQTKGNILKPLNAISFSTDNKAVKKDFSKQFDSLQEKLLEKLFALQKMTSGFKVQEYLEVRAKAVLQKSEPTKKKKVSSKRDPILAIKLRELRDEISKAEKIPHFQIFTQETLYAMCDVLPRTESALLKIIGMGKIRVSKYGEEILEAIETYCKENGINKFNEQKKEDKKPTKQISLELFKTGLSVKEIAKERSLTAGTIESHLASYIPSGDVDILELIPINKCKKIIKAIEETKFKNLTELKEKVDKSFTFMELRMVLLSMES, from the coding sequence ATGCCTAAAAATCCTGAATTAGAACTTGCCTTACAATTTATTGATAAAACAGATAGAAATATCTTTGTCACAGGAAAAGCAGGTACAGGAAAAACTACTTTTTTACATCAAATTAAAAAAGAGTCTTTAAAAAGAATGGTTATTGTGGCACCTACAGGTGTTGCGGCAATTAATGCAAAAGGAGTTACAATTCATTCGTTTTTTCAAATGCCTTTTGGGCCAATTTTGCCAGATCAGATAGCCAATACCTCCAATGCACAACGTAAGTTTAGTAAGACAAAAATCGATATTATAAAATCTTTAGATTTAGTAATTATTGATGAAATTTCTATGGTGCGTGCAGATTTATTAGATGGTATAGATCAAGTAATGCGTCGTTATAAAAACAGAAATAAAGTATTTGGTGGCGCACAAGTTTTAATGATTGGAGATTTGCAACAATTAGCACCCGTTGTGAGACCAAATGAATGGAATTTACTACAACAACACTACAATACAGTGTACTTTTTTAGTTCTAAGGCGTATCAAGAAGCAAATGTAGTTTCTATAGAATTGAAACATATTTATCGTCAGAAAAATGCGAATTTCATTAAAATTTTAAATGAAATTAGAAACGATAATTTATCAGATGTCTCTGCTAAAATTTTAAATGAACGCTACAATCCTAACTTTTCTCCAAGTAAAGAAGAAGGGTATATTACGTTAACAACACATAATAAAAGAGCAACTTTAATCAACGATTCTGAGTTGAATAAATTAAAAAATAGAAGTAGTTTTTTTCAAGCTGAAGTTTCTGGGAAGTTCAATGAAAACGCTTTCCCAAATGATGAAAAGTTAGAATTAAAAGTGGGCGCTCAAGTAATGTTTATCAAGAATGATTCCTCACCAGAAAAAAGATATTTTAACGGAAAAATAGGAATTGTTACTGATATTTCTAGAGAAAGTGTAACCGTTCAATGTCCAAATGAAATTGACGAAATAGTCACTGAAAGAGAAATGTGGGATAATGTAAATTACTCCATCAATGAAGAAACTAAAGAGATTAAAGAAGATATTATTGGTTCTTTTAAGCAAATCCCTTTGCGATTGGCATGGGCAATTACCATTCATAAAAGTCAGGGTTTAACTTTTGAAAAAGCGGTGATTGATGCAGAAGCGTCTTTTGCACACGGGCAAACCTATGTTGCGTTAAGTAGATGTACATCTTTAGAAGGGTTGGTTTTAAAAACACCAATTACTAGCAGTGCAATTATTAACGATAGAACTGTAAGTGTTTTTAATGAAAGTGTAGAAGAAAACCATCCTGATGAATCTATTTTAAATGAATCTGAAAAACATTTTCAATTAAATTTGATTTCAGAATTATTTGATTGTCAACCGTTTTTATATCCAACAAGTCGTTTAATTGATATTTTTTACAAAAATAAAACAAGTATTAAGGGTGATGTTATTGATCATTTACAAACCATAAAAGATGATGGAATTGTAGCTTTAATGAAAGTTTCAAACGGATTTAAAAATCAACTTATCCAAATTTCTGAAGACAATGTGTTACCTGAAAATAGCTCTCAAATTCAGGAACGCTTTATAAAAGCTGTAGCTTATTTTGTAACACAAACAAAAGGTAATATTCTAAAACCTTTAAATGCTATTTCATTTTCCACAGATAATAAAGCGGTAAAAAAAGATTTTTCAAAACAGTTTGATTCACTTCAAGAAAAGTTATTAGAAAAATTATTTGCACTTCAAAAAATGACTTCAGGGTTTAAAGTTCAAGAATATTTAGAAGTAAGAGCAAAAGCAGTTTTACAAAAATCAGAACCTACTAAAAAGAAGAAAGTGTCTTCTAAACGAGATCCTATTTTAGCAATAAAACTACGTGAATTAAGAGACGAAATTTCTAAAGCAGAAAAGATTCCGCATTTTCAAATATTTACACAAGAGACCTTATATGCTATGTGTGATGTGCTTCCAAGAACTGAATCTGCCTTGTTAAAAATTATTGGAATGGGTAAAATTAGAGTTTCTAAATATGGTGAAGAAATTTTAGAAGCTATAGAAACGTATTGCAAAGAAAACGGAATTAATAAATTCAACGAACAAAAAAAGGAAGACAAAAAACCAACAAAACAAATTTCTTTAGAGTTGTTTAAAACGGGGCTTTCAGTAAAAGAAATTGCCAAAGAACGCAGCTTAACCGCAGGAACTATAGAAAGTCATTTGGCAAGTTATATTCCTTCTGGCGACGTAGATATTTTGGAATTAATACCAATTAATAAGTGCAAAAAAATTATTAAAGCAATTGAAGAAACGAAGTTCAAAAACTTAACAGAACTCAAAGAAAAAGTTGACAAAAGTTTTACTTTTATGGAGCTGAGAATGGTTTTACTTTCTATGGAGAGTTAG
- a CDS encoding helix-turn-helix domain-containing protein, whose translation MRLQRHWSQEQLAEMSGLSIRTIQRIENGENAGLESLKSLAAVFEIDIIDSDKKKEIAQIRTEEAYIQNIKGFYKLLAIAILSLIAPVILAINDASNWGVFFWLLLSWIVIIGIYSLNVFDFLGDEWKQKLINKKFKKE comes from the coding sequence ATGAGATTGCAACGCCATTGGTCACAGGAGCAATTAGCAGAAATGAGCGGATTAAGTATCAGAACTATTCAACGGATTGAAAATGGTGAAAATGCAGGTTTAGAATCTTTAAAATCTTTAGCAGCTGTTTTTGAAATAGATATTATTGATTCCGATAAAAAGAAAGAAATAGCACAAATTAGAACCGAAGAAGCATACATTCAAAATATAAAAGGATTTTATAAACTTCTTGCCATCGCAATTTTAAGTTTAATAGCTCCTGTTATCCTTGCAATTAATGATGCCTCAAATTGGGGTGTCTTTTTCTGGCTACTCCTTTCTTGGATCGTAATCATAGGAATTTATTCTCTAAATGTTTTTGATTTCCTTGGAGATGAGTGGAAACAAAAATTAATTAATAAGAAATTCAAAAAAGAATAA
- a CDS encoding OsmC family protein, translating into MKSNKITTVWTQKEQFESNNPSGHKLTMFSAADEENKDTVGFGPKALMLSSLAGCSGLDVVSLLKKMRAEVDEFKIEVTAELTEEHPKFYNKVKVDYHFTGSDLKEDKIKKVVDLSVDKYCGVMEMFRQFADVKTEIFLHKI; encoded by the coding sequence ATGAAATCTAATAAAATAACTACAGTTTGGACACAAAAAGAACAATTTGAATCTAATAACCCAAGTGGACATAAATTAACCATGTTTTCTGCTGCAGATGAAGAAAATAAAGATACTGTTGGTTTTGGACCAAAAGCATTAATGTTATCTTCTTTAGCCGGTTGTTCTGGTCTAGATGTTGTTTCTTTATTGAAGAAAATGCGTGCGGAAGTTGATGAATTCAAAATTGAAGTAACAGCAGAGTTAACAGAAGAACATCCAAAATTTTACAACAAAGTAAAAGTTGATTATCATTTTACAGGAAGTGATTTAAAAGAAGACAAAATAAAAAAGGTAGTAGACTTATCTGTTGATAAATACTGTGGTGTAATGGAAATGTTTCGTCAATTTGCTGATGTGAAAACTGAAATTTTCTTACACAAGATATAA